One genomic window of Amphiura filiformis chromosome 3, Afil_fr2py, whole genome shotgun sequence includes the following:
- the LOC140148391 gene encoding creatine kinase, flagellar-like, translated as MADKGKSSAAKHPNYPDLGQHNNHMAHCLTPEMYNKLVDKKTLAGVTLDQCIQTGVDNPGHPFIMTVGATAGDEESFDMFSEFFDPVIDARHNGYPANAKHYTDLIPDHLVGGNFDPKYVLSSRVRTGRCIRGYRLPPNCDRAERRDIEKIGTEILSTFDGDLKGKYYPLKGMTDEVQDKLIADHFLFDKPVSPLLLASGMARDWPDARGIWHNDSKTFLVWINEEDHFRVISMEKGGNMNGVFHRFCNGLNRFEVELKKKGYQYMWNPHLGYVLTCPSNLGTGVRAGVHIKIPKFSEHPKFAEALKKMRLQKRGAGGVDTQATGGIFDISNLDRLGSSEVKQVQIVVDGVNKLIELEKALEKGENIDKLLPGAAEAADPGLAGYPDLSKHNNHMAHCLTPDIYKKLKDKKTPKGYTLMGAINTGIENPGHPHIMTVGMVAGDEESYDVFADIFDPVIDARHAGYPKDAVHKTNLNPKDLKGGDNLDPKYVLSSRVRTGRSIRGLALPPFCTKEERGEVEKIIATALKGLPAPLNGEYYPLEGMSAATQDKLIEDHFLFDKPVSPLLTASKMDRDWPQGRGIFHNKEKNFLVWINEEDHARIISMELGGNMNRVFHRFCDGLNKVEELIKKAGHSYMWNQHLGYVLTCPSNLGTGLRGGVHVKLPKLGVDMRFPKILKALRLQKRGAGGVDTEAVGGIFDISNLDRIGTSEVSQVQQVIDGVELLIKIEKRLEKNESIDDLIPESAKPPKPAKCMCDNYPDLAKHNNHMAKVLTKPMYEKLSKLTTKAGVTLDLNIQTGVDNPGHPFIMTVGATAGDEESYTLFKDFFDPVISDRHGGYKPDAKHPTDLDFTKLKGGDNLDPAFVLSSRVRTGRCIRGYRLPPVCDRAERAAVEKICVDALAELKGPLKGKYYPLTGMTDADQEKLIEDHFLFDKPVSPLLIASGMARDWPQGRGIFHNDEKTFLVWVNEEDHTRVISMEKGGNMKRVFQRFCEGLKNVEDAIKKKGYAFMWSEHLGYILTCPSNLGTGLRGGVHVKIPLASKHPKFEAVLEKMRLQKRGTGGVDTASTDGTFDISNTDRLGYSEVRLVQNVVDGVELLVKMEKALMAGKSVDDILPKGI; from the coding sequence ACACCCGAATTATCCGGACTTGGGTCAGCACAATAACCACATGGCCCACTGTCTCACACCAGAGATGTACAACAAGCTGGTGGACAAGAAGACCTTGGCAGGTGTTACCCTGGATCAATGCATCCAAACAGGTGTAGACAACCCGGGCCATCCGTTCATCATGACAGTCGGTGCGACGGCAGGTGACGAAGAGTCCTTTGATATGTTCTCTGAATTTTTTGATCCAGTCATCGACGCTCGTCACAATGGTTACCCAGCGAATGCCAAGCATTACACCGACTTGATTCCGGATCACTTGGTTGGAGGCAACTTCGATCCCAAGTATGTATTATCTAGTCGCGTTCGTACCGGCCGCTGCATTCGAGGATACCGGCTGCCACCCAACTGCGACAGGGCAGAGAGACGCGATATAGAGAAGATTGGCACAGAGATCTTGAGCACCTTCGATGGCGACTTGAAGGGAAAGTACTATCCACTGAAAGGTATGACGGATGAGGTGCAAGATAAGCTGATTGCTGATCATTTCCTTTTCGACAAGCCAGTCTCTCCACTGTTGCTGGCATCTGGTATGGCTCGTGATTGGCCTGATGCACGTGGTATTTGGCACAACGACAGCAAGACCTTCCTGGTCTGGATCAATGAAGAGGATCACTTCCGAGTCATTTCTATGGAAAAGGGTGGCAACATGAATGGCGTCTTTCATCGCTTCTGCAATGGTCTCAACCGATTCGAAGTTGAGCTGAAAAAGAAAGGATATCAGTATATGTGGAATCCGCATCTTGGCTACGTCCTTACATGCCCTTCAAACCTGGGTACAGGTGTCCGTGCTGGAGTCCATATTAAGATCCCAAAGTTCAGTGAGCACCCCAAATTTGCAGAAGCCTTGAAGAAGATGCGACTGCAGAAACGTGGTGCTGGAGGCGTAGACACCCAAGCAACTGGAGGTATCTTCGATATTTCTAACCTTGATCGCCTGGGTTCCTCCGAAGTAAAACAGGTCCAGATTGTCGTAGACGGCGTGAATAAGCTTATTGAGCTCGAAAAGGCACTTGAAAAGGGTGAGAATATCGACAAACTTCTGCCCGGAGCCGCCGAAGCTGCAGACCCTGGACTAGCAGGATACCCAGATTTGAGCAAGCATAACAACCATATGGCACATTGCCTGACACCAGATATCTACAAGAAATTGAAGGATAAGAAAACACCCAAGGGTTACACTCTTATGGGTGCCATTAATACCGGCATCGAAAATCCTGGTCATCCTCACATCATGACGGTTGGTATGGTTGCTGGTGATGAAGAGAGCTACGATGTCTTCGCTGATATCTTCGATCCTGTGATTGATGCCCGCCATGCTGGTTATCCCAAGGACGCCGTACACAAGACCAACCTGAATCCTAAAGACTTAAAGGGAGGGGACAACTTGGATCCAAAGTACGTGCTGTCATCTAGAGTGCGTACTGGTCGTAGTATCAGGGGACTCGCCCTACCCCCTTTTTGCACAAAGGAAGAACGTGGAGAAGTTGAGAAAATTATTGCCACTGCATTGAAAGGATTACCAGCACCCCTTAACGGTGAATACTACCCACTTGAAGGCATGTCAGCGGCAACACAGGATAAGTTGATTGAAGACCACTTCCTTTTCGACAAACCTGTTTCTCCATTGTTGACAGCATCCAAGATGGACCGTGATTGGCCTCAAGGTCGTGGCATCTTCCACAACAAGGAGAAAAATTTCCTAGTCTGGATCAACGAAGAAGATCACGCACGTATCATCTCTATGGAGCTAGGTGGTAACATGAATCGAGTATTCCATCGCTTCTGTGACGGTCTAAACAAGGTGGAAGAACTGATTAAGAAAGCTGGTCATTCGTACATGTGGAATCAGCATCTTGGATACGTTCTTACCTGCCCATCCAACTTGGGAACTGGACTCCGTGGTGGTGTTCACGTCAAGCTACCAAAGCTAGGTGTAGACATGCGATTCCCTAAAATCCTGAAAGCTCTGCGGCTGCAAAAACGAGGAGCAGGAGGCGTCGACACAGAAGCTGTGGGTGGCATCTTCGACATCTCAAATCTGGATCGTATCGGTACATCTGAGGTTTCACAGGTCCAGCAGGTCATCGATGGTGTGGAACTGCTGATCAAGATTGAGAAGCGTTTGGAAAAGAATGAGTCCATTGATGATCTGATCCCTGAGTCTGCCAAACCACCTAAACCAGCTAAATGCATGTGCGACAACTACCCTGATCTGGCCAAGCACAACAACCACATGGCAAAGGTCCTAACCAAACCAATGTATGAAAAGCTGTCTAAGTTGACGACTAAAGCAGGGGTCACTCTTGACCTAAACATCCAGACTGGCGTAGATAACCCTGGACATCCTTTCATCATGACAGTCGGTGCAACAGCCGGAGATGAAGAGAGCTACACGCTCTTCAAGGACTTCTTTGATCCAGTTATTAGCGACAGACATGGAGGCTACAAACCAGACGCCAAGCACCCAACGGATCTTGATTTCACCAAGCTGAAGGGAGGAGACAATCTGGATCCTGCCTTCGTTCTCTCTAGCCGGGTCCGCACTGGACGCTGCATTCGTGGCTATAGATTACCTCCCGTTTGTGACAGAGCTGAGAGAGCAGCTGTTGAGAAAATCTGCGTAGATGCCCTGGCTGAACTTAAAGGTCCACTCAAAGGCAAATACTACCCACTCACTGGTATGACAGATGCAGACCAGGAGAAGCTGATTGAAGACCATTTCCTCTTCGACAAACCTGTGTCTCCTCTTCTCATCGCATCAGGTATGGCTCGTGATTGGCCCCAGGGTCGTGGAATCTTTCATAATGATGAGAAAACCTTCTTGGTTTGGGTCAACGAAGAAGATCACACTCGTGTCATCTCTATGGAGAAAGGAGGCAACATGAAACGTGTGTTCCAGCGTTTCTGCGAGGGTCTGAAGAACGTCGAAGATGCCATTAAGAAGAAGGGATACGCATTCATGTGGAGTGAACATCTTGGATACATCCTGACTTGCCCATCTAATCTTGGCACCGGTCTTCGTGGAGGTGTTCACGTCAAGATCCCATTGGCCAGCAAGCACCCTAAATTTGAAGCCGTTTTGGAGAAGATGAGACTCCAGAAGCGTGGTACTGGTGGCGTCGATACAGCTTCCACTGATGGCACATTTGATATCTCCAACACCGATCGTCTCGGCTATTCAGAAGTCAGGCTGGTACAGAATGTTGTTGATGGTGTAGAGCTTCTTGTCAAGATGGAGAAGGCTTTGATGGCTGGCAAATCAGTCGACGACATACTCCCAAAAGGGATTTAA